In one window of Gemmatimonadota bacterium DNA:
- a CDS encoding PBP1A family penicillin-binding protein, with the protein MAFRPLSTLQRWWYTPRIRSNFLTAVLAVLMLGLGVAVAAWTRACANSACPSIAPLVRTYDPAQASKVYAADGRLITDLGAERRTVVSLEQMSPAVVAAFVVVEDKRFYEHEGVDWVRALGALRHTAVYVLTHRGQMQGFSTITMQLAGNLFPDDLNRRDRTVKRKLREMHVAFEIESNFAKGKILEFYLNQINLGNGAFGVEAAAERYFGKTARELNVAEAATLAGIPRSPTRYNPRRNPDLSVERRNLILELMAEEGVLTRADADRWKAYPLLLSTRSDFSEVAPYFTEYVRQQLQTRFGSQLYKDGLRIYTTVDLDIQQAAERALARQLDEIERNKARYGKYPRPTYADYLEKRGDDTDLPAESPYLQGLAVVLEARTGKLLAMVGGRDFNDSKFNRAVQAVRQAGSTFKPIVYTAALRAGHPWSEIIEDTPLSMEMTPGEPAWEPQNYDNKFAGPMSLKEAFYESRNIPAIRVGDDIGPGAVVGEAARFGISTPVPPYPSTYIGAASVIPLEMIAAFSPFATLGIRTTPYAIERVEDRRGNVLWQPRPRSEVVMDSALAWLMLDGLRDVVRRGSAAGTVGSQLGPIPAGGKTGTTNDGADVWFIGFTPDLVAGVWMGMDRPQKIMDNAQGGRLAAPAWTMMMKEVYERRPVPAGWPRPDGLTVVEVDRQTGRKFTPFCPKDSLAVESFLIGTEPRDFCPIHNPWGAGAGPAAGGNPLQNSPP; encoded by the coding sequence ATGGCCTTTCGTCCCCTGAGCACCCTGCAGCGGTGGTGGTATACCCCCCGCATCCGCAGCAACTTCCTGACCGCGGTGCTTGCCGTCCTCATGCTCGGGCTCGGCGTGGCGGTGGCGGCGTGGACCCGGGCGTGCGCCAACAGCGCCTGCCCGTCCATCGCGCCCCTGGTCCGCACCTACGATCCGGCGCAGGCCTCCAAGGTGTATGCGGCCGATGGCCGCCTCATCACCGACCTCGGGGCCGAGCGGCGCACGGTCGTCTCGCTCGAGCAGATGTCGCCGGCGGTGGTGGCCGCGTTCGTGGTGGTGGAGGACAAGCGGTTCTACGAGCACGAAGGGGTGGACTGGGTGCGGGCGCTCGGGGCGCTGCGCCACACCGCCGTCTACGTCCTGACGCACCGGGGCCAGATGCAGGGGTTCTCGACGATCACCATGCAGCTGGCCGGCAATCTCTTCCCCGACGACCTCAACCGCCGCGACCGGACGGTGAAGCGCAAGCTGCGGGAGATGCACGTCGCCTTCGAGATCGAGTCGAACTTCGCCAAGGGCAAGATTCTCGAGTTCTACCTCAACCAGATCAACCTCGGCAACGGGGCGTTCGGGGTGGAGGCGGCGGCCGAGCGGTACTTCGGAAAGACCGCCCGCGAGCTGAACGTGGCCGAGGCGGCGACCCTGGCGGGGATCCCGCGCTCGCCCACCCGGTACAACCCGCGGCGGAATCCCGACCTCTCGGTGGAGCGCCGCAACCTGATCCTCGAGCTGATGGCCGAGGAGGGCGTCCTGACCCGCGCGGACGCGGACCGGTGGAAGGCCTACCCGCTGCTCCTCTCCACCCGCTCCGACTTCAGCGAGGTGGCGCCGTACTTCACCGAGTACGTGCGGCAGCAGCTGCAGACCCGCTTCGGGTCCCAGCTCTACAAGGACGGGCTGCGGATCTACACCACCGTGGACCTCGACATCCAGCAGGCGGCGGAACGCGCCCTGGCCCGCCAGCTCGACGAGATCGAGCGCAACAAGGCCCGCTACGGGAAGTACCCCCGGCCCACGTATGCCGACTACCTCGAGAAGCGCGGTGACGACACCGACCTGCCGGCCGAGTCGCCCTACCTCCAGGGGCTGGCGGTGGTGCTCGAGGCGCGCACCGGCAAGCTCCTCGCCATGGTGGGCGGCCGGGACTTCAACGACAGCAAGTTCAACCGCGCGGTCCAGGCCGTGCGGCAGGCCGGCTCGACCTTCAAGCCGATCGTGTACACCGCGGCGCTGCGGGCGGGGCATCCCTGGTCGGAGATCATCGAGGATACCCCGCTCAGCATGGAGATGACGCCCGGGGAGCCGGCGTGGGAGCCGCAGAACTACGACAACAAGTTCGCCGGCCCCATGTCGCTCAAGGAGGCGTTCTACGAGAGCCGCAACATCCCCGCCATCCGCGTCGGGGATGATATCGGCCCCGGCGCCGTGGTCGGCGAGGCGGCGCGCTTCGGGATCAGCACCCCGGTGCCGCCGTACCCGTCGACCTACATCGGCGCGGCGTCGGTGATTCCGCTGGAGATGATCGCCGCGTTCAGTCCCTTCGCCACCCTGGGCATCCGGACCACGCCCTACGCGATCGAGCGGGTGGAAGACCGCCGGGGGAACGTGCTGTGGCAGCCCCGGCCCCGCTCCGAGGTGGTGATGGACTCGGCGCTGGCCTGGCTCATGCTCGATGGCCTGCGGGACGTCGTGCGCCGCGGCAGCGCGGCCGGGACCGTCGGCAGCCAGCTCGGCCCGATCCCCGCCGGCGGCAAGACCGGCACCACCAACGACGGCGCCGACGTCTGGTTCATCGGCTTCACCCCCGACCTGGTGGCGGGCGTCTGGATGGGCATGGACCGGCCGCAGAAGATCATGGACAATGCCCAGGGCGGCCGGCTCGCCGCGCCGGCGTGGACCATGATGATGAAAGAGGTCTACGAGCGCCGCCCCGTCCCCGCCGGCTGGCCGCGGCCCGACGGCCTGACCGTGGTCGAGGTGGACCGGCAGACCGGGCGCAAGTTCACGCCCTTCTGCCCCAAGGACTCGCTCGCGGTCGAGTCGTTCCTGATCGGCACCGAGCCGCGCGACTTCTGCCCCATCCACAACCCCTGGGGCGCCGGGGCGGGACCCGCCGCCGGCGGCAATCCGCTGCAGAACAGCCCGCCATGA
- a CDS encoding MASE1 domain-containing protein — translation MPTSRHPGLTALGVAVLCFLLGCALQSGLLPVGLVHLWPQTGVVVAALLTTRRGWPAILAAGFGAEVAAVAVFGGLSVRTPQMAAIGALSAWLAARLLGSRAWRGPLLDTLAEVALLGLATIVATTVGATAGLLLEALNGWRMPPGFWINWASTHAMSVLLIAPAILAPVTHRLAEPLGRRRRVLEALALAGTLGVLLFQLFARPATPVVSPSWLAPVLLWAAVRFGSSGAALACLAVGVVALPAALSGLGPMGYAPAIADRLFGTQAMLAISAVTSLAAAAVVTERRRAEELLRESVSRFGRIYHSSMVGVLVFDEQGRVVEANHYALGLLGYTPEDVAAGEVTGGRITPPERQAEARLAWDTLRREGVTPAAEISCLRKDGARVWAALSAARLVGETPRYLALLLDVTAERRQLTLMAETQSSARIGGWEFELATGATFWTAETFRLHGMPPASQVPDLAVMAARYPSPGRERLLAALHRARTEGTPFDLELQLRADSGAELDVRVTGRAELRQGAVTRVFGTLQDITGRKRLEQQFLQAQKMDGLGRLAGGVAHDLNNILTAIFGHTALLERSLPEGDPVREDVEAIHAAGDRAASLVAQLLAFARRQTLAPQPVDLVALLRGLERMLGRVIGEDIVLRAELPAERWLALADPHQLEQVVVNLAVNARDAMPGGGELCLAVRHAVLSPAEAALRPPLPPGPAVCLAVTDQGEGIPAEVLPHIFEPFFTTKPQGRGTGLGLATCYGIVQQAGGMIEVESTVGRGSTFRVWLPRVEPTAPARPADGRTPAATRGTEHLLLVEDDPAVRALALRALEGAGYQVRAAGRAGEVLALDAQDLAGAALLVTDVIMPEMSGLALAAELTARFPRLRVLYISGYAPEVIGRGLAPAGARLLSKPFTPDALVREVREVLDARTPA, via the coding sequence GTGCCGACCTCGCGGCATCCGGGCCTGACGGCGCTCGGCGTCGCGGTCCTCTGCTTTCTCCTGGGTTGCGCCCTCCAGTCGGGGCTGCTGCCCGTGGGACTGGTGCACCTGTGGCCGCAGACCGGCGTGGTGGTCGCGGCGCTGCTCACCACCCGGCGGGGGTGGCCCGCGATCCTCGCGGCCGGTTTCGGGGCCGAGGTCGCGGCGGTGGCCGTCTTCGGGGGGCTCAGTGTCCGGACGCCCCAGATGGCCGCCATCGGGGCGCTCTCCGCCTGGCTGGCGGCGCGGCTGCTGGGCAGCCGGGCGTGGCGCGGGCCGCTCCTCGATACGCTGGCGGAGGTCGCCCTTCTCGGACTCGCCACGATCGTGGCCACGACCGTCGGGGCGACGGCCGGGCTCCTGCTCGAGGCGCTGAACGGGTGGCGGATGCCGCCGGGCTTCTGGATCAACTGGGCGTCCACCCACGCCATGAGTGTGCTGCTCATCGCGCCCGCCATCCTTGCCCCGGTCACCCACCGCCTGGCGGAGCCCCTGGGCCGTCGGCGGCGGGTCCTCGAGGCACTGGCGCTCGCGGGGACGCTGGGCGTGCTCCTCTTCCAGCTGTTTGCCCGGCCGGCCACCCCGGTCGTCTCCCCCTCCTGGCTGGCCCCGGTGCTCCTGTGGGCGGCGGTCCGCTTCGGGTCGTCAGGGGCGGCGCTGGCGTGCCTGGCGGTGGGCGTCGTGGCGTTGCCCGCGGCGCTGAGCGGCCTGGGGCCGATGGGCTATGCGCCGGCGATCGCCGATCGGCTCTTCGGCACCCAGGCCATGCTGGCGATCTCCGCGGTCACCTCCCTTGCCGCAGCAGCCGTGGTGACTGAGCGCCGGCGGGCCGAGGAACTGCTCCGCGAGAGCGTCAGCCGCTTCGGGCGGATCTACCACTCCAGCATGGTCGGGGTGCTGGTGTTCGATGAGCAGGGGCGGGTGGTCGAGGCCAACCACTACGCGCTCGGTCTCCTGGGCTACACCCCGGAGGACGTCGCGGCCGGTGAGGTCACGGGCGGCCGGATCACGCCGCCCGAGCGACAGGCGGAGGCGCGCCTGGCCTGGGACACGCTGCGGCGGGAGGGGGTCACGCCGGCGGCGGAGATCAGCTGCCTGCGGAAGGATGGTGCCCGTGTCTGGGCCGCGCTCAGTGCGGCGCGCCTGGTGGGCGAGACGCCACGCTACCTCGCGCTGCTGCTCGACGTGACCGCGGAGCGCCGGCAGCTGACGCTCATGGCGGAGACCCAGTCCAGCGCGCGCATCGGCGGGTGGGAGTTCGAGCTGGCGACCGGCGCCACCTTCTGGACCGCGGAGACCTTCCGCCTGCACGGAATGCCCCCGGCGAGTCAGGTGCCCGACCTGGCCGTGATGGCGGCGCGCTATCCCTCGCCGGGACGGGAGCGGCTCCTGGCCGCCCTGCACCGGGCGCGGACCGAGGGGACCCCCTTCGACCTGGAGCTGCAGCTCCGCGCGGACAGCGGCGCCGAGCTGGACGTGCGGGTGACCGGTCGTGCCGAGCTCCGCCAAGGCGCCGTCACCCGTGTCTTTGGCACCCTCCAGGACATCACGGGCCGCAAGCGGCTGGAGCAGCAGTTCCTCCAGGCGCAGAAGATGGACGGGCTGGGGCGCCTCGCCGGCGGCGTCGCGCACGACCTCAACAACATCCTCACGGCGATCTTCGGGCACACCGCGTTGCTGGAACGTTCCCTGCCCGAGGGTGACCCCGTCCGGGAGGATGTCGAGGCCATCCATGCGGCGGGCGACCGCGCCGCCTCGCTGGTCGCCCAGCTGCTGGCGTTCGCGCGGCGCCAGACACTCGCGCCCCAGCCCGTGGACCTCGTGGCCCTGCTGCGCGGCCTCGAGCGGATGCTCGGGCGCGTGATCGGCGAGGACATCGTGCTGCGGGCCGAGCTCCCCGCGGAGCGGTGGCTGGCCCTGGCCGATCCGCACCAGCTGGAGCAGGTGGTGGTGAATCTCGCGGTCAATGCGCGCGACGCGATGCCGGGGGGCGGTGAGCTGTGCCTCGCGGTACGCCACGCCGTGCTGAGTCCCGCCGAGGCGGCGCTCCGGCCGCCCCTGCCGCCCGGGCCGGCCGTCTGCCTTGCGGTGACGGACCAGGGGGAGGGGATCCCGGCGGAGGTATTGCCCCACATCTTCGAGCCGTTCTTCACCACCAAGCCGCAGGGGCGCGGCACCGGCCTCGGGCTGGCCACCTGCTACGGGATCGTGCAGCAGGCCGGGGGGATGATCGAGGTGGAGAGCACGGTGGGGCGGGGCAGCACCTTCCGGGTCTGGCTTCCGCGGGTGGAGCCAACGGCCCCGGCCCGCCCGGCCGACGGCCGGACCCCTGCGGCCACCCGGGGCACCGAGCACCTGCTGCTCGTGGAGGATGACCCGGCGGTGCGCGCGCTCGCCCTGCGGGCCCTCGAGGGTGCCGGGTACCAGGTCCGGGCGGCGGGACGGGCCGGCGAAGTGCTGGCCCTCGACGCGCAGGATCTGGCCGGCGCGGCGCTGCTGGTGACTGACGTCATCATGCCCGAGATGAGCGGGCTGGCCCTGGCGGCCGAGCTGACGGCGCGGTTCCCCCGCCTGCGCGTGCTCTACATCTCGGGGTATGCCCCGGAGGTGATCGGCCGCGGTCTGGCGCCCGCCGGCGCCCGTCTCCTGTCGAAGCCGTTCACCCCCGACGCGCTGGTGCGCGAGGTGCGGGAGGTGTTGGACGCCCGGACGCCCGCCTAG
- a CDS encoding aminotransferase class V-fold PLP-dependent enzyme codes for MAYDIAALRAQEFPWAGGTTYLDHASIGPTPERTRRAGEAYLGRRSRPYELTHDDLFGAFDAARRAVAGLIGATIDEIALATNTSYGLGVAARALPWLPGDIVVASDREFPANVYPWKRLADRGVSLELVPTTGAGWPDEDRLVERLADPRVRCLAVSLTQFANGYTVDLARLSRVTRELGKYLVVDAIQAVGQRPLDVRETPVDILACGAQKWLLSPWGSGFLYVRRELIPALEPVLAGWMAFEGTDDFSRMTQYQDALRENARRFELITLPYQDFVGMTASLGLLAELGVEAIARHLATLQGPVLAWADHHGVRVTSPTGAAGSGIICVAPPRLEESHRALREARIYCSLREGALRLAPHCYNTLEEMGRVTEVLERVLRR; via the coding sequence GTGGCCTATGACATCGCGGCCCTGCGCGCCCAGGAGTTCCCCTGGGCCGGCGGGACGACCTACCTGGATCACGCCTCCATCGGCCCCACGCCCGAGCGTACCCGCCGCGCCGGCGAGGCCTACCTGGGACGACGGTCCCGGCCCTACGAACTCACCCACGACGACCTCTTCGGGGCCTTCGACGCCGCCCGGCGGGCGGTGGCCGGGCTCATCGGCGCCACGATCGACGAGATCGCCCTCGCCACCAACACCAGCTACGGGCTGGGCGTCGCGGCCCGCGCCCTTCCGTGGCTCCCGGGCGACATCGTGGTGGCGAGCGACCGGGAGTTCCCCGCGAACGTCTATCCCTGGAAGCGCCTCGCGGACCGCGGCGTGTCGCTGGAACTCGTCCCCACCACCGGCGCCGGCTGGCCCGACGAGGACCGGCTGGTGGAGCGCCTCGCCGACCCGCGGGTGCGCTGCCTGGCGGTGTCGCTCACCCAGTTCGCCAACGGCTATACCGTGGACCTCGCCCGGCTCTCCCGGGTCACCCGGGAGCTGGGCAAGTACCTCGTGGTGGATGCCATCCAGGCGGTAGGCCAGCGGCCGCTGGATGTCCGCGAGACCCCGGTGGACATCCTGGCGTGCGGGGCCCAGAAGTGGCTCCTCTCGCCCTGGGGGAGCGGCTTCCTCTATGTCCGTCGTGAGCTCATCCCCGCGCTCGAGCCGGTGCTCGCCGGCTGGATGGCGTTCGAGGGCACCGACGACTTCAGCCGCATGACCCAGTACCAGGACGCCCTGCGCGAGAACGCCCGCCGCTTCGAGCTGATCACCCTGCCGTACCAGGACTTCGTGGGCATGACCGCCTCGCTCGGCCTGCTGGCGGAGCTTGGCGTCGAGGCGATCGCCCGGCACCTCGCCACGCTCCAGGGGCCGGTCCTGGCCTGGGCCGACCATCACGGGGTGCGGGTCACCTCCCCGACCGGCGCCGCCGGCTCGGGCATCATCTGCGTCGCCCCGCCGCGCCTGGAGGAGTCGCACCGCGCCCTGCGCGAGGCCCGCATCTACTGCAGCCTGCGCGAGGGCGCACTCCGGTTGGCCCCGCACTGCTACAACACCCTCGAGGAGATGGGGCGGGTAACCGAGGTGCTGGAGCGGGTGCTGCGGCGGTAA
- a CDS encoding amidohydrolase family protein, with protein MTGVARRFTAGWVVPMGAPPIAGGAVLVGPDGRIAAVGPAATVPLPPGVPEEACPGMVLLPGFINVHTHLELTGLDGQVPEADFPAWIRHIIALKAGRTPADFLAAARRGLQDCWAAGVTTVADTGDSGAVIQALAEAGGSGIAYHEVFGPHPAQADEAIARAARRLDELAPFTSERVRLGLSPHAPYSVSGALYAHAARLATARDLPLAVHLAESADESLLLAEATGGFARAWEGRGIPLPPLPGRTPVAWLDQHGVLGSRTLCIHLVRVSAEDVTRLARAGVAAAHCPRSNARHGHGAAPLQALLEAGIRVGVGTDSVASVAPLDLLAEARAARALAGLGAEAALRLITTGAARALGLEGEVGSLTPGLWGDVVAARLPAGRRPIPDSGSRLVPRPGRDILDLPRGPSTVPRGEAVTAECCQLSAAG; from the coding sequence ATGACCGGGGTGGCCCGGCGGTTCACCGCCGGCTGGGTGGTGCCAATGGGCGCGCCCCCGATCGCGGGCGGTGCGGTGCTGGTCGGGCCCGATGGACGCATCGCCGCCGTGGGCCCCGCGGCCACCGTGCCGCTCCCGCCGGGCGTCCCTGAGGAGGCCTGCCCGGGGATGGTCCTCCTGCCGGGGTTCATCAACGTCCACACCCACCTCGAACTGACCGGCCTCGACGGGCAGGTGCCCGAGGCCGACTTCCCGGCCTGGATCCGGCACATCATCGCGCTGAAGGCCGGCCGCACCCCGGCGGACTTCCTCGCGGCCGCGCGCCGGGGCCTCCAGGACTGCTGGGCCGCCGGCGTCACCACCGTGGCCGACACCGGGGATTCCGGTGCCGTCATCCAGGCGCTGGCCGAGGCGGGCGGCAGTGGCATCGCGTACCACGAGGTGTTCGGTCCCCACCCCGCCCAGGCGGACGAGGCCATTGCGAGGGCGGCCCGGCGGCTTGACGAGCTCGCGCCGTTCACCTCCGAGCGGGTTCGCCTGGGCCTGTCGCCCCACGCGCCCTACAGCGTGAGCGGCGCCCTCTACGCCCACGCCGCGCGGCTGGCCACGGCGCGCGACCTGCCGCTGGCAGTGCACCTGGCGGAGTCCGCCGACGAGTCGCTGCTCCTGGCTGAGGCCACTGGCGGGTTCGCGCGGGCCTGGGAGGGGCGGGGCATCCCTCTGCCGCCGCTGCCGGGTCGGACCCCGGTGGCGTGGCTCGACCAGCACGGCGTCCTGGGGTCACGGACCCTCTGTATTCACCTGGTGCGGGTCTCGGCGGAGGATGTCACCCGGCTGGCGCGCGCCGGAGTGGCCGCGGCGCATTGCCCACGTTCCAATGCGCGGCATGGGCACGGCGCGGCGCCGCTGCAGGCGCTGCTCGAGGCGGGGATCCGGGTGGGCGTCGGGACCGACTCGGTCGCCAGCGTGGCGCCGCTGGACCTGCTGGCCGAGGCCCGGGCCGCGCGGGCGCTGGCCGGACTCGGCGCGGAGGCGGCGCTCCGTCTGATCACCACCGGTGCCGCGCGCGCGCTTGGGCTCGAGGGCGAGGTGGGCAGCCTGACCCCGGGCCTCTGGGGAGACGTGGTGGCCGCCCGGCTGCCGGCCGGGCGCCGACCCATCCCGGATTCCGGAAGCCGTCTTGTCCCTCGGCCGGGACGCGATATTCTTGACCTGCCTCGCGGGCCGTCCACGGTACCGCGGGGAGAGGCTGTGACAGCTGAGTGCTGTCAGCTATCAGCCGCCGGCTGA
- a CDS encoding arginine repressor, with translation MKLQRHAAILRIVRERRIQSQDDLREALSTESISVTQATLSRDIRELGLAKLVDPQGGSYYANPHEGSLRPDLGQILPTLMVSLESTGPLIVIKTATGGAPAVAAALDQAGWKEIIGTLAGDDTLLIIAKNPRMRQLVEGRLAALTR, from the coding sequence ATGAAGCTCCAGCGTCACGCGGCCATCCTCCGCATTGTCCGCGAACGCCGCATCCAGAGCCAGGATGACCTGCGCGAGGCCCTCTCCACCGAGTCCATCTCGGTGACCCAGGCCACCCTCTCCCGCGACATCCGGGAACTCGGCCTCGCCAAGCTGGTCGACCCGCAGGGCGGCTCTTACTACGCCAACCCGCACGAGGGCTCGCTCCGGCCCGACCTCGGCCAGATCCTCCCGACGCTGATGGTGAGCCTGGAGAGCACCGGGCCGCTGATCGTGATCAAGACGGCCACCGGCGGCGCGCCGGCGGTGGCCGCCGCGCTCGATCAGGCGGGGTGGAAGGAGATCATCGGCACCCTCGCGGGCGACGACACCCTGCTGATCATCGCCAAGAACCCGCGGATGCGGCAACTGGTCGAGGGGCGGCTGGCGGCGCTGACCCGGTAA
- a CDS encoding tyrosine--tRNA ligase yields the protein MSTLLEILTARGFVQDATPGLAARLAQGPVTGYVGFDPTADSLHVGNLVPVMGLAWLQRLGGTPIVLVGGGTGMVGDPSGKRNERPMLDVAQIDHNVARIRTQLERFVSFDGPTAARVRNNADWLRPLGLMDFLRDVGKHFTINYMLQKDAVKSRMETGISYTEFSYMLVQAYDFWHLWKTDRCELQLGGSDQWGNITAGTELIGRREGGAAHGLVFPLLTNAAGGKFGKSESGNVWLDPARTSPYQFYQFWLNTDDRDVERLLRFFTFLSLEEIAALVAAQAADPGKRPAQRRLAEDVTARVHGAATAAGVVRASRLLFGGLDLAEAGAEVFEVLATEIPTTALPRVELPGLGIVDALVRTGLAASKGEARRGLPQKAYSLNGRQVTDAEYTLGEADVLAGRYLLLQKGKRSYALVTLT from the coding sequence ATGAGCACCCTCCTCGAGATCCTGACGGCCCGCGGCTTCGTGCAGGACGCCACCCCCGGACTGGCCGCCCGCCTCGCCCAGGGCCCGGTCACCGGCTACGTGGGCTTCGACCCCACCGCCGATTCCCTGCACGTCGGCAACCTGGTGCCGGTGATGGGTCTCGCCTGGCTGCAGCGGCTCGGGGGCACGCCGATCGTGCTGGTCGGCGGCGGCACGGGGATGGTCGGAGATCCGTCGGGCAAGCGCAACGAGCGGCCCATGCTCGATGTGGCCCAGATCGACCACAACGTGGCCCGGATCCGCACCCAGCTCGAGCGGTTCGTCTCCTTCGACGGTCCCACCGCCGCGCGGGTACGCAACAACGCCGACTGGCTCCGGCCGCTCGGCCTCATGGACTTCCTGCGAGACGTGGGCAAGCACTTCACCATCAATTACATGCTGCAGAAGGACGCGGTGAAGAGCCGGATGGAAACCGGGATCTCCTACACCGAGTTCAGCTACATGCTGGTGCAGGCGTACGACTTCTGGCACCTGTGGAAGACCGATCGCTGCGAGCTGCAGCTGGGCGGCAGCGACCAGTGGGGCAACATCACCGCCGGCACCGAACTGATCGGCCGCCGCGAGGGTGGGGCCGCCCACGGGCTGGTGTTCCCGCTCCTGACCAACGCCGCCGGCGGCAAGTTCGGCAAGAGCGAGTCGGGCAACGTCTGGCTCGATCCCGCCCGCACCTCGCCGTACCAGTTCTACCAGTTCTGGCTCAACACCGACGACCGCGACGTGGAGCGCCTGCTGCGCTTCTTCACCTTCCTGTCGCTCGAGGAGATTGCCGCGCTGGTGGCGGCGCAGGCCGCCGACCCGGGCAAGCGGCCGGCCCAGCGCCGCCTGGCCGAGGACGTGACCGCGCGGGTGCACGGCGCCGCCACCGCCGCAGGGGTGGTACGGGCCAGCCGGCTCCTGTTCGGCGGCCTCGACCTGGCGGAGGCCGGTGCGGAGGTCTTCGAGGTGCTGGCCACCGAGATCCCCACCACCGCCCTGCCCCGCGTGGAGCTGCCGGGCCTGGGCATCGTGGACGCCCTGGTGCGGACCGGCCTCGCCGCCTCCAAGGGCGAGGCCCGGCGCGGCCTGCCGCAGAAGGCGTACTCGCTCAACGGGCGGCAGGTCACCGACGCCGAATACACCCTGGGCGAGGCGGACGTGCTGGCGGGGCGGTACCTGCTGCTGCAGAAGGGGAAGCGCAGCTACGCGCTCGTCACGCTGACCTGA
- a CDS encoding DUF853 family protein — MPGTLADQLATGYGFSGPAIVLGAALEGSRLHPEPKVRIPLAMTNRHGLIAGATGTGKTKTLQLLTEQLSAAGVPVFVADIKGDLSGLAMPGQPGERITQRAGDVGWTWTPAGVPVEFVSLSGRLGVQLRATVSSFGPLLLAKVLGLNETQTSVLTLVFKYCDDQQLPLLDLTDLRAVLQYLSGDDGKAQLEGYGGMSQATVGVLLRKMIELEVQGAEQFFGEPEFDVHDLLATTREGRGVVTCLELGDVQDKPRLFSTFMMWMLAELYHALPEAGDLEKPKLVFFFDEAHLLFNDASKAFLEQVEQVVRLIRSKGVGVYFVTQTPKDVPADILAQLGNRVQHALRAHTPDDEAALKATVRTFPKTEYYDLQATLTSLGIGEAVVTALDPRGVPTPVVAARLIPPSSRMGPLTPEELAADIQQSDLLKEYGQAVDRESAREMLAARLARPAGSAPEDRPGPRGQAPAPAPAGGRAKMSTGAKLGAAVLGALGTTIARSVGRELVRGVLGGLLGGKTTRSTRRTRW; from the coding sequence ATGCCCGGCACACTCGCTGACCAGCTCGCCACCGGCTACGGCTTCTCGGGCCCGGCCATCGTCCTCGGCGCCGCCCTCGAAGGCTCGCGCCTCCACCCGGAGCCCAAGGTCCGGATTCCCCTCGCCATGACCAATCGTCATGGGCTCATCGCGGGGGCCACCGGCACCGGCAAGACCAAGACCCTGCAGCTCCTCACCGAGCAGCTCTCGGCCGCAGGCGTCCCGGTCTTCGTGGCGGACATCAAGGGCGACCTCTCGGGGCTCGCCATGCCGGGGCAGCCGGGGGAGCGCATCACGCAGCGGGCCGGCGATGTGGGCTGGACCTGGACCCCGGCGGGGGTGCCGGTCGAGTTCGTGAGCCTCTCGGGCCGGCTGGGGGTGCAGCTCCGCGCCACGGTCTCGAGCTTCGGGCCGCTCCTGCTGGCCAAGGTGCTGGGCCTCAACGAGACCCAGACCAGCGTCCTCACCCTGGTCTTCAAGTACTGCGACGACCAGCAGCTCCCGCTGCTCGACCTCACCGACCTGCGCGCCGTGCTGCAGTACCTCTCCGGCGACGACGGCAAGGCCCAGCTCGAGGGCTATGGCGGGATGTCCCAGGCCACCGTCGGGGTGCTGCTGCGCAAGATGATCGAACTCGAGGTGCAGGGGGCCGAGCAGTTCTTCGGGGAGCCCGAGTTCGACGTGCACGACCTCCTGGCCACCACCCGCGAGGGCCGGGGGGTGGTCACCTGCCTGGAGCTGGGCGACGTGCAGGACAAGCCGCGGCTCTTCTCCACGTTCATGATGTGGATGCTGGCCGAACTCTACCACGCCCTGCCCGAGGCCGGCGACCTCGAGAAGCCCAAGCTGGTCTTCTTCTTCGACGAGGCGCACCTGCTCTTCAACGACGCCTCCAAGGCGTTCCTGGAGCAGGTGGAGCAGGTGGTGCGGCTCATCCGGTCCAAGGGTGTCGGGGTGTACTTCGTCACCCAGACGCCCAAGGACGTCCCCGCCGATATCCTGGCCCAGCTCGGCAACCGGGTGCAGCACGCCCTCCGCGCCCACACCCCCGACGACGAGGCCGCGCTCAAGGCCACCGTGCGCACCTTCCCGAAGACCGAGTACTACGACCTGCAGGCCACCCTCACCTCCCTCGGCATCGGCGAGGCGGTGGTGACCGCCCTCGACCCGCGCGGGGTGCCCACCCCGGTGGTGGCGGCGCGGCTGATTCCACCGTCGTCGCGGATGGGGCCCCTGACGCCGGAGGAGCTGGCGGCGGACATCCAGCAGTCCGACCTCCTCAAGGAGTATGGCCAGGCGGTGGACCGGGAGAGCGCGCGCGAGATGCTCGCGGCGCGCCTGGCCAGGCCGGCGGGCTCCGCGCCCGAGGACCGACCGGGCCCACGCGGCCAGGCGCCCGCCCCCGCGCCTGCGGGAGGGCGGGCCAAGATGTCCACCGGGGCCAAGCTCGGGGCCGCGGTGCTCGGCGCACTGGGGACGACCATCGCGCGGTCGGTGGGCCGGGAGCTGGTGCGGGGCGTGCTCGGCGGCCTGCTCGGCGGCAAGACCACGCGGAGCACCCGCCGGACCCGCTGGTAG
- a CDS encoding MscL family protein, whose translation MAMQGEFMKFLKEYGVIGLAIGVIIGGKAGELVKTIVDGLLMPVVGLVLPGGAWQSWAVGPFQIGPVLGALLNFVIVAWLVFMFSKKVLKEETVTKK comes from the coding sequence GTGGCTATGCAAGGCGAGTTCATGAAGTTCCTGAAGGAGTACGGCGTCATCGGCCTCGCGATCGGCGTGATCATCGGCGGCAAGGCGGGCGAGCTGGTGAAGACGATCGTCGATGGCCTGCTGATGCCGGTCGTGGGCCTGGTCCTGCCGGGCGGCGCATGGCAGTCCTGGGCGGTGGGCCCGTTCCAGATCGGCCCGGTGCTGGGCGCGCTCCTCAACTTCGTGATCGTGGCCTGGCTGGTGTTCATGTTCTCCAAGAAGGTGCTCAAGGAAGAGACCGTCACCAAGAAGTAG